From a region of the Arachis ipaensis cultivar K30076 chromosome B09, Araip1.1, whole genome shotgun sequence genome:
- the LOC107615664 gene encoding uncharacterized protein LOC107615664, translated as MDVSKDWMDTPRHEKEYQLGVEKFLHFAFSSPGIPQGEEIQCPCAKCCNRLWLRRDVVYDHLICDGFVKGYRRWFNHGESLVAMDVDSDTDEEYNCNDNIDELLRDRFRDTTEVDGHNMGPNEGAKAFYKLVDEASQELYPGCKGFTRLSFTICLYLLKCLHGWSNASFTSLLELLKEGMPHLNIPTSFDKTKNMVKNLGLDYQKIDACRNDCMLYRNGHKNDSSCHVCGTSRYIEHHVEEDDATSSKKPRKVAAKTLRHFPLIPRLQRLFMCTRTVEAMSWHHNERVKDGSLRHPADGESWKAFDSRHEDFAKEPRNVRLGLASDRFNLF; from the coding sequence ATGGATGTGTCCAAGGATTGGATGGATACACCACGTCATGAAAAAGAATATCAACTCGGTGTAGAAAAGTTTTTACACTTTGCTTTTTCATCACCGGGAATTCCTCAAGGGGAAGAAATTCAATGCCCATGTGCAAAGTGTTGTAATAGACTTTGGTTAAGGAGAGATGTCGTGTATGACCATCTAATATGCGATGGATTCGTAAAAGGTTATAGGCGGTGGTTTAATCATGGGGAATCACTTGTTGCTATGGATGTTGACAGTGACACAGATGAGGAATATAACTGCAATGATAACATTGATGAGTTGTTACGTGATAGATTCAGAGATACTACAGAAGTTGATGGACATAACATGGGGCCTAACGAAGGTGCAAAAGCATTTTATAAATTGGTAGACGAGGCAAGCCAAGAACTATACCCTGGATGTAAAGGATTCACAAGATTATCCTTTACCATCTGTCTTTACTTGTTAAAATGCTTGCATGGTTGGAGTAATGCGTCGTTCACTTCTCTCTTAGAATTATTGAAAGAAGGAATGCCACATTTGAATATTCCTACTTCTTTTGATAAAACGAAGAATATGGTGAAAAATTTGGGTCTTGACTACCAAAAGATCGATGCATGTCGCAATGATTGCATGTTGTATCGGAACGGGCATAAGAATGACTCATCTTGCCATGTCTGTGGAACATCCCGTTATATTGAGCATCATGTAGAAGAGGACGATGCTACCTCATCTAAAAAGCCTCGTAAAGTTGCTGCAAAAACTCTAAGGCATTTCCCCCTGATTCCCAGACTTCAAAGGCTTTTTATGTGCACAAGGACGGTTGAAGCTATGTCTTGGCATCATAATGAACGTGTTAAAGATGGGTCATTAAGGCATCCTGCCGATGGTGAATCTTGGAAAGCATTTGACAGTCGACATGAAGATTTTGCAAAGGAGCCTCGTAATGTGAGACTTGGCTTAGCAAGCGATAGATTCAATCTGTTTTGA
- the LOC107615663 gene encoding uncharacterized protein LOC107615663: MKPDYFMLSLLIPGPQSPGNDIDVFLQPLIEKLKELWELGVETYDSKENKTFNMRACLLWTINDFPAYAMLSGWSTKGKLACPCCNDETSSIYLKHSHKTLLDGTTVFHILQGVENSFGKKQRRSKNGISNWKKRSIFFDLPYWKFNMFRHNLDVMHIEKNIVDSIIGTLLDISGKTKDHAAARFDLKDMGIRKNLQPRDTNDGKRTKLANACFSMTTAEKTIFCSVLKGAKLPDGSASNIARCVQQTEKKISGYKTHDAHFMLHYLLQVPIKSILPDHVAIALVHLCSFFRRICQKVISLDEVVNLEAEIAKTLCQLERIFPPSFFDIMVHLPIHLANEVRLGGPVQYRWMYPIERYMCTLKSYVRNRSRSEGSIAEGYLANECINFCSRYLPEDVQTRFNRVPRNNDECVSDELRTPSLFPSKGCPLGGKMGDLFIEHEEAVNDNNPRRTKWEKAKDHSQQFSEWFKTRAMKKDVPGWAKGLARGPNRVAKRFSGYVINVYRFHTRHRDARHKIQNSGVTLEALTPNFATVKDKNPIEAKVTYYGRIVDIKKCYQEEPFVLASQVNQCFYVQDPYVSDKHYVMKTIRRDLFRISDDLESDSPIIYAREPCEPEVIPSLPNDNGEVDLVRNDLRATIIDMAPNMFAKQHGEEDDEESEYEYVEDSDSETS; this comes from the exons ATGAAGCCTGATTATTTTATGCTCTCTTTACTCATTCCTGGCCCACAATCACCGGGAAATGATATTGATGTCTTTCTTCAACCactaattgaaaaattaaaagaattgtGGGAGTTAGGTGTCGAAACATATGATTCCAAAGAGAACAAAACATTCAACATGAGAGCATGTCTTTTATGGACAATTAACGACTTCCCTGCGTATGCTATGTTATCTGGGTGGAGTACAAAGGGAAAATTGGCTTGTCCATGTTGTAATGATGAAACTTCTTCTATATATCTGAAACATAGCCACAAGACT TTGTTAGATGGAACAACTGTATTTCATATATTGCAAGGGGTAGAAAATTCTTTTGGGAAGAAGCAAAGGAGATCAAAGAATGGCATTTCAAATTGGAAAAAGCGGTCAATCTTTTTTGATTTACCATATTGGAAGTTCAACATGTTTAGACACAACCTTGATGTCATGCACATAGAAAAGAATATAGTTGATAGCATTATTGGAACTCTTTTGGATATTTCTGGAAAGACAAAAGATCATGCAGCTGCGCGTTTTGACCTTAAAGACATGGGTATCAGGAAAAACCTTCAACCAAGAGATACGAATGATGGTAAAAGAACTAAGTTAGCAAATGCATGCTTCTCAATGACTACAGCAGAGAAAACAATCTTTTGTAGTGTGTTAAAAGGGGCAAAGTTACCAGACGGCAGTGCTTCCAATATCGCTCGATGTGTGCAgcaaacagaaaagaagatttcTGGTTACAAGACCCATGATGCTCATTTCATGTTACATTACTTGTTGCAAGTACCGATCAAAAGCATACTTCCTGACCATGTTGCCATCGCTTTAGTTCACTTATGTTCATTTTTTCGCCGGATATGTCAGAAGGTAATTAGCCTAGATGAGGTAGTTAACTTAGAAGCAGAGATTGCTAAGACATTATGCCAATTGGAGAGGATTTTTCCTCCAAGCTTTTTTGACATAATGGTGCACTTGCCTATCCATTTGGCAAATGAAGTGAGGTTAGGTGGTCCAGTTCAATATCGTTGGATGTACCCTATTGAACGATATATGTGCACACTAAAATCGTATGTTCGTAACAGAAGTCGTTCAGAAGGATCCATTGCCGAAGGATATTTGGCGAATGAGTGTATTAATTTTTGCTCAAGATATTTGCCTGAAGATGTCCAGACAAGATTCAACAGAGTGCCTCGAAACAATGATGAGTGTGTTTCAGATGAGCTGCGAACTCCGAGTTTGTTTCCAAGCAAAGGATGTCCTTTGGGTGGAAAAATGGGAGATTTGTTcat AGAGCATGAGGAGGCAGTAAATGACAACAATCCACGaagaacaaagtgggagaaagccAAAGACCATAGTCAACAGTTCTCAGAATGGTTTAAAACTCGTGCCATGAAAAAGGATGTGCCTGGTTGGGCAAAAGGGTTGGCAAGGGGTCCAAATAGAGTTGCAAAAAGATTTTCAGGTTATGTTATCAATGTGTATAGGTTCCATACAAGGCACCGTGATGCGAGACATAAAATCCAAAATAGTGGTGTCACATTGGAGGCATTGACTCCTAATTTTGCTACTGTGAAAGATAAGAACCCAATTGAAGCAAAAGTAACCTACTATGGTAGAATAGTTGATAT TAAAAAatgctaccaagaagaaccatttGTCCTAGCATCCCAAGTAAACCAATGCTTTTATGTACAAGACCCATATGTGAGTGACAAACACTATGTTATGAAAACAATTCGAAGAGATTTATTTAGGATAAGTGATGACCTTGAGTCTGATTCCCCCATAATATATGCAAGGGAGCCATGTGAACCTGAAGTGATTCCCAGTCTCCCAAATGATAATGGCGAAGTTGATCTAGTGAGGAATGATCTACGAGCAACTATTATAGATATGGCTCCAAATATGTTTGCCAAACAACATGGTGAGGAAGATGATGAGGAAAGCGAATACGAGTACGTAGAGGACTCTGATTCTGAAACTTCTTGA
- the LOC107615662 gene encoding uncharacterized protein LOC107615662 yields MAENKKASFQAQNPKDQTRNQPITIVEDAIEEQARTPKKKKKVQPMPLFQECEHNGNGTMSHAEKTSKTGNQRTVEADTMEQNNLSSDDEGEDTSDLSSSSTKKGMSLDMYFKVHGINLENKEDEEDELDDAANDEGNGGQASNEGTIKKKTRGKTMCKKLHATDFNDRREVEFFGGQPIGPTKEVVSNLNQLLGTIVRNPRFVTLLYTSWHGMPKNLKEDMWEYANQKFILPIASKPWVMKRFCRAWKKYKGEIKKKHFLKYNTKKEMIKNRPLEIPEVQFRKLIRYWSLPTVKNAENRSKQTCPHRMGSTNFGIVRKQLRDSKENSEEPSRVEVFIATRTSKKGKEIDAKTQSTIAELQTRIEAGENDEDAFVGVLGKDQPGRVRCYGASITRRSLKKDEEIRQVKVEYNNKVESLEKKMDGVCSLLKVLVHQVNPGMSEEEVAALVQAAQNSPLDASSSRPRNTPRSSESTHIPPKDTPEGINGSHGAV; encoded by the exons ATGGCTGAAAATAAGAAGGCTAGCTTCcaagctcaaaacccaaaagatcaaacaagaaaccAACCCATTACAATCGTGGAAGATGCCATTGAAGAGCAAGCTAGGActccaaagaagaaaaagaaggtccAACCAATGCCACTTTTTCAAGAATGTGAACATAATGGGAACGGGACAATGTCTCATGCTGAAAAGACCTCCAAAACTGGGAATCAAAGGACTGTTGAAGCTGATACAATGGAACAAAATAATTTAAGTTCTGATGATGAGGGAGAAGATACAAGCGATCTAAGttcaagttcaacaaaaaaaggAATGAGTCTTGACATGTATTTTAAGGTACATGGGATAAATTTGGAAAATaaagaagatgaggaagatgaGCTTGATGATGCTGCAAATGATGAGGGTAATGGAGGACAAGCTAGTAATGAAG gcacaataaagaagaaaacTCGTGGAAAGACTATGTGCAAAAAGCTTCATGCCACTGATTTTAATGATCGACGGGAGGTGGAATTTTTTGGAGGGCAGCCTATAGGTCCAACCAAGGAGGTTGTATCTAACCTCAACCAACTTTTGGGCACAATAGTTAGAAATCCTCGTTTTGTGACTTTGCTATATACTAGTTGGCATGGTATGCCTAAAAACCTCAAAGAGGACATGTGGGAGTATGCCAAT CAAAAATTCATTCTTCCAATAGCTTCAAAGCCGTGGGTAATGAAGAGATTTTGTCGTGCATGGAAAAAATACAAAGgcgaaataaaaaagaaacatttCTTGAAGTACAACACAAAGAAAGAAATGATAAAGAACCGACCGTTAGAGATCCCTGAGGTTCAATTTCGCAAACTAATTCGGTATTGGAGTCTTCCAACTGTCAAG AATGCTGAAAATAGGTCAAAACAAACATGTCCTCACCGGATGGGTTCCACAAATTTTGGAATAGTGCGCAAGCAGCTG CGCGACTCTAAAGAGAACAGTGAAGAACCATCAAGAGTTGAAGTTTTCATAGCAACTCGCAcaagtaaaaagggaaaagaaattgATGCTAAAACGCAAAGCACAATT GCTGAACTTCAAACCCGCATAGAGGCAGGGGAAAATGATGAGGATGCATTTGTAGGAGTGCTAGGAAAGGACCAACCAGGTCGAGTTCGTTGTTATGGGGCTTCGATTACAAGAAGGTCTCTTAAAAAGGATGAGGAGATTCGACAAGTCAAGGTTGAATACAACAACAAGGTTGAATCATTAGAGAAGAAGATGGACGGTGTATGTAGTTTATTAAAGGTATTGGTGCACCAAGTCAACCCTGGAATGAGTGAGGAAGAGGTAGCAGCCTTAGTGCAAGCTGCCCAAAATTCTCCTTTGGATGCCTCAAGTAGCAGACCGAGAAATACTCCTCGCTCCTCCGAATCAACTCATATTCCACCCAAAGAT ACTCCAGAAGGAATTAATGGCTCTCATG GTGCAGTATAG